The DNA region GATGAATTGCATACTATTATGTTGCATTATAAAGAGCTTGTACGCGTTATTGCCGAAAAAGCAATGAAAATAGAAGAGATAAAAGTGATTGAGAATACTGCAATTAATCAAGCGTCTGAAGTTTTGGATGATAATAAAAAAGTGAGCATTGCTTTAGAAGAGACGATTTCAGCTTTATCTAGTAATTTCATTGATCAGATGCGTTTGATTCAGCTTTTAGTGGGAGCTGTGACCATTCTTTTTATTGTTTTACTTGCCATTAGGGTTTCTCATAATGTATCGCTGACAATGGATGAGGTTGAGGCAAAAATAGACGAGGGACTTGAAGAGGTTAATGCACTTAATCGTGAGATCGAAGATACACAAAAAGAGGTTCTTTTTACGATGGGTTCCATTGGCGAAACAAGGTCTCAAGAGACAGGAAATCATGTCAAACGTGTGGCTGAATATACCAAAATACTTGCGCTCTATTATGGGCTTGATGAAGAAGAAGCTGAGATGCTAAAATTGGCTTCTCCTATGCACGACATAGGGAAAATCGGCATTCCTGATCGTGTTTTAAATAAGCCCGGACGATTTGATGAGGATGAGCGTGAGATTATGAATACACATGCAATGCTAGGTTATGAAATGCTCAAACATTCACAAAGACAGCTCCTTAAAATGGCAGCGATCGTTGCAAGAGAACACCACGAAAGATATGATGGTAAAGGTTATCCTGATCAAAAAAGTGGCGAAGATATTCATATTTATGGACGTATTACGGCGTTAGCAGATGTCTTTGATGCACTTGGAAGTGCAAGAATTTATAAACCTGCATGGGAAGATGAAAAAATCTTTGCACTATTTAAAGAAGAGAGAGGAAAACAGTTCGATCCAAGGCTTGTTGATATTTTCTTTGAGCATTTAGATGTTTTTTTAGAAACTCGTGAAAATTTAAAAGATTAAATTCACAAATACTTCACGATTTTGTGTTAGGATTTCACTATATAAAGAAAAGGAGTCCCAGATGAAAATCTTAAATACACTATTAATCTCAGCTGTGTTAGTCCTCAGTGGCATCACAAGCGCTCAGGCAATGGGCGATCGAGAACAGGGTGCTCTGATTGGTGCAGGTGCAGTTGTATTACTAGGTAGTTTAATTAATGCATCACAACAACCAACACGTTATGTTGAAAGTCCTGTATATTATGAAACCAGACCAACGGTTGTGTACAGAGAACCTATTTATGTACCAGAGAGGGTTATTTATGTTGACCCACCACGCCATCATCACTATTATGAAGGCGGTTATTACCGTTCTTATAGATAAGCATTAAAAGTTCAAAGTGGAGGTAGCGACACTCATCGCTACCTTTTTTGCAATATCGCTATTCGCTTACCATCCGTTTTCACAACTTCTAACCCACACTGTCGTGCCAAAATTTCAAGTGTTTTTGGAGTATAGAATATAATATGTGTTGGATCTCTTCGATACCACCATGTTAAAAAATGAGCTTTATCATTGCTGTGAAAAAGTGTCATTAATGCAATCATGCCATCAGGTTTAAGATGTTGAGCTAAAAGTTTTAATGTTTCATTGGGGTTAGCTAAGTGCTCAAAAACTTCCGTCGAGGTAATGAGATCATAGGTTTGATCTTCAAAGCATTTTATAGGCTGGTAAAACTTATCATAATAATCGCCGTGAATACCTCTATTGGTCATAATTTGGCTCAGAACGGGTGTTGGTCCAGAACCAAAATCAAGGGCTTTTCCTTTACATGTAAGATCATTCCAAAAGAAATCTAAAAAATCCTCGAACATCTTTACGTAACCTTCATTTTCTAACGAATTTCGATGATTGTTGTAGAGACTATGCTCTTTTTCCAGTGTAAGATAATAGGCTGAATCAAGGCAAATACCGTGACAGTTTGAACAGTAGAAATAACGCTTTTGAAGTTGGGTGTCCTCCCATAATTTTATAGGATAATTGCAAATTTTACATTTCATTTTTTAACTCTCTTTCCTATTTTTTCAAAAAAGCTATTTAAGTAAATAATTTTTTACTAATTAAGCATTATTATAAAGAATAGTTGATATTATATCTGTAAAATATTGTGAAAGCTAAAAACAAAGATGCGTAAACTCATCGGAATTCTTCTTTTTGTATCTCTTTTTATGTTGCCATACTTCTTTGCCAATACAAAATTTGAAGGCAATGTGATTCGTTTAGGGATGAGTGGACCTTTTAGTGGTGGGCTTACAAGTGTTGGCAATCAATTTTTACTAGGCGCGGAAATCTATCTTCAAAACTTAAATGATCACGGCGGTGTTTATGGAAGAAAGATAGAAATTATCGCTAAAGATGATCGTTATGAACCAAAAATTGCCATTGAAAATGTTGATGAGCTGATTAAAAAAGATAAAATTTTTGCTCTTTTTGGCATTATTGGTACACCCGTAGCTGAGGCTATTTTTCCCATTGCCATTGAAAAGCGGATACCTTTCGTAGGTGCGTATTCGGGAGCAGAATTTCTACGTAATCCTCCTAATCCCATTGTTCTGAATGCCAGAGCCAGTGATCTCGATGAAATTGAAAAGCTCGTACAATATTATGCGGATGATCTTAAATATAAACGTTTTGCACTCTTTTATCAAAATGATAGTTATGGAAGAACGGGTCTTAGTGGTGTCAAAAATGCTCTTGCAAAACGTAATCTTGTACTTGTAGGAGAGGGAAGTTATAAACGTAATACACTCTCTGTTGGAAATGCTTTGTACGAAATAGAGCTATGCAATCCTGAAGTTATTTTGATGATAGGCTCTACGACACCAACAGCTGAGTTTATTAAGCGGGCGCGCAAAAGTCAAAAAATCCGTCAAAATATTCAATTTGGTCTCTTCTCATTTATTGAACCTAAACCGCTGATTGATTTTTTGCATGGCAATGGTAAAGGGATCACTTTCGCACAAGTTGTACCTTCTCCGTGGACATCTGAAGTGGATGAGGTAGAAAATTATCGTATGTTGATGCATAAATATTACCCTAAAGAAGAACTGGGGCATGTCTCATTGGAAGGATATTTTGCAGCGCGTATGATTGCTGAAGTTTTTAAAAGTTTAGGAAAAGAGTTTACAAAAGAAGAGTTTATTAAGGCGTTAGGAACATTTTCAAAAACATTAGACGAAACGGCCATTTCTAAAAATAGAGATGAGCGTTGCAAGTGTTTACATCGAGTCCATTTAAGTGAATATGTCGATGATGATTTTTACTCGGTAGGGCAAAACGATGAACACTAATCCTTTGAGTGATTTTATGGGTAGCATCGATGAGATGACGATTGCGAAAAAGACAACACTTCTTTTTCTCATTATGGTTGTGGGTATGTTTTTTATTGGTAGTTTTGCGCATATGAGTATTAACCGCATTAAAAATAATTTCGATATTTTATACACGAAGCGAATGCTTCCAACCATTCGGCTTGAAAACCTCAAAGATATTTATACCGTTAATGTGTTAGATACGATTCGAGATATTGAAAAAGGCATGATTAGTGCGCAAGAAGGTAAAACAGTGATTGCCCTTGCACAAGAGCTCATTAAAATCGAACTTCAAGAGTATAAAAATAGTTTGAGTATTGACGAAAGTGACTGGCTTATCAAACTAGCGCGCTCATGGGGATTTATGGATGATCCTAGGCATAAACCATTTTTTAAAACTAAAGAGGATGATATTTTAATTTCAAAAATTGAACAAAAAATCCATACGATTGATGGAATTTTGCTCAAAATGTTTAATTATTTTGAAACAAAACAATCGCCAAAAGCAATTGACATATTACAAAATGAACTCTACCCCAGTGTCTATTCGATCAATATTGATCTGACAGGTTTGATCAATCTGAATTTAGACAGTGCGAAAGAGGGGTATGCGCGTACGGAAAAAGTTTATGATAATACATTTGAGTGGATTGTCGTAGCAACGATTGGTACGATTGCTTTTGCGGCACTTTTAGCCATTGTGTTGTTACAAAATATTCGTCTACTTCATGCAAGGCTTGCTAAGATGGTAGATGCTAAAACCTATGAGTTGCAACAGCTTAATCGCAACCTTGAGCTTAAAGTGCAGCATGAAGTGGATCAAAGTCGCCAAAAAGATCAGATCATGTTTCGTCAATCAAGGCTTGCTTCAATGGGTGAGATGATTGGCAATATTGCACATCAGTGGCGTCAACCGCTTAATGCAATTGTACTTATTATTCAAAGCTTTCAGATGAAACGTTTGGCTGGAATCGAATTAAGCGATGAATTTATCGATAGACAGGTCAAAGAAGGCATTGCATTAGCGTCATTGATGTCACATACCATTGATGATTTTCGTAATTTTTTTAAGCCAAATAAAAATGAAGAGCATTTTAGTGTTAAAGACACCGTGGAGTATAGCCTGAAGTTGGTAAAAGCATATTATGCAAAATCAGGTATTGATATTTTTTTAAATTGTACTCAAGATGTACAGATTAGTGGTTATCCCAATGAGTTTTCACAAGTGCTAATGAATCTTTTTTCTAATGCTAAAGATGTTTTAGAAGAGCGAAATATTGAAGAAAAATATATTGAAATCATCATTACAAAACAAGCAAATAACGCAGTAATTAGTGTAATAGATAATGGCGGTGGGATTAGTGAAGAGGTCCAAGATAGAATGTTCGAACCCTATTTTACGACCAAACATAAATCCTCAGGCACAGGTATAGGATTGTACATGTCAAAACAAATTATTGAAAAACAGATGAGAGGCAGTATTATCGGAACGAATATATCGTATGTTTTTAGTAATGGCAAGCGTTACGAAAAATGTGCGATTATAACCATTTTGGTACCACTTGATAAAAAGGAGGATAAATAATATGGATTTTAATGGATTAAAAGATTGTGTGGTGTTATATGTCGAAGATGAAAAATCAGTGCAAATACAAACGCAGATGATTTTAAAAGATTTTGTCAAAGAAGTATATATAGCATCCAATGGAGAAGAGGGGCTTAAAATTGCGCTTGAAAAAGATATTGATATTATTGTAACAGATATTTTAATGCCTGTGATGAATGGTATTGAGATGCTCAAAAAGCTTAAGAATGAGTACCATCGTGATATTCCAGCGATCATTACAACTGCGTTTACTGAAACAGAATATCTCATTGAGGCGATTACGCTTAAAGTTGATGGATTTATTATGAAACCGATTAATGTTAAAGATTTAATCAGTACTATTTATAGTGCGATGCTCCCTAAATTGCATAGTAAAGAGATTCAAGGGTGTTCTTTTATTATTGAAGGACTTGCCGCTCTTATAGGGGGTAAAAAAATTGAGATTTTAAAATATATCATCAGTCATTTGGATGATGATAAAATCTTTAATGGCTCATACCAAGATATTATTGATAATATCGGTGTAAGCAAGCCTACCGTTGTGCATATGTTTCAGCAACTTATCAAAGTGGGTATTTTGGAAAAAGTGAAAAATTAAATGTATCGTTTTAGAAATACCAAGCTTGTTGGAGATCAATAGATGAAAAAAGTAGTTTTAGTTTTATTCTTAGGGATGTGGAGTGCTCTTATAGCGAGTGAAGTTGTTTTCGAAACAACACAAGGCACGATTGTTTTTGCATTGAAGCCAGAGGTGGCACCAAAAGCATGTGAAAATTTTGAAGGTTTGGTGAAAAAAGGATACTACAATGGTATTACTTTTCATCGCATTATTAAAGGCTTCATGATTCAAGGTGGTGATCCTACGGGAACAGGACGTGGTGGTGAATCCATTTATGGAAAACCATTTGAAGACGAATTTAAACCCAATATTGTATTTAATAAACCAGGAATTTTAGCTATGGCTAATGCTGGTCGCAATACGAATGGAAGCCAATTTTTTATCACAACTGTTCCAACACCGCACCTCAATGGAAGGCACACTATTTTTGGCGAAGTGGTTGAGGGGATGGATGTTGTTCGTAAGCTTGAAAATATTGCAACTGATGGGAGAGACATGCCGATGCAACCACAAAAAATTCTCAAAGCGTATTTAAAATAATTTAAGGTAAAATAGTCTCAATTTTGAGACAATAGAGGAGATACCCTATGAAAAAGATCGAAGCAATTATAAAGCCGTTTAAACTTGAAGAAGTTAAAGACGCACTGGCAGGTATTGAAGTCACAGGCATGACTGTGAATGAAGTAAAAGGCTATGGAAGACAGCAAGGACACTCTGAACTGTATCGTGGAGCAGAGTATGTTGTAGATTTTTTGCCAAAGATTAAACTAGATATCGTTGTTGCTGATGAAAATGTAGACAAAGTCATTTCAACGATTTTAGAAGCCGCAAAGACCGGTAAAATAGGCGATGGTAAGATTTTTGTGAGCGATATTCAAAGAATTATTCGTATTAGGACAGCTGAAGAAAACGAAGATGCTATCTAAACTTTAAGCTTTGTGATTAAATTTTAATCACAAAGCTCTTCCTCTTTCTTGTACAATTATCCGTTACATTTTATTTCACACAAAGGTTATGTGTAATGGATCAATCTCATATGCACTATATTATTGACACCTTCTTCTTACTTTTCTCTTCTGTTCTAATTATCTTCATGGTACCAGGCTTTGCAATGCTTGAAGCGGGTCTTGTACGTAGCAAAAATGTCTCTGCGGTACTTACAGGCAATGTCATGCTTTATGCCATAACCTCTTTTATCTTTTTACTCTGGGGTTATAACATTATGTTTGGAGGAAGTGGTTTCTTTCTTGAAGGTGTGATTGCGGATGGGTATAGCCCTTATGCCTATTTTTTATTTCAAATGGCATTTGTGAGTAAAACGGTTTCCATTATGAGTGGAGGCGTTAGTGAGAGAATTCGTATTATTCCTTTTATGATTTTTGCAGTATTAATGAGTGGTTTTATCTATCCTATCGTTGGAAATGCTATTTGGGGTGGAGGATTTTTAAAAGAGGTCCATGATCTTGCAGGGTGTACTGTTATTCACTCCGTGGGAGGTTGGGCATTATTGGCGGGTATCTTGGTTTTAGGTGCTAGACGAGGTCGTTATAGCAAAGAAGGACAGATACGAGCAATTCCTGCTTCCAACATCCCACTGGTAACACTGGGAGGTATGCTTCTTTGGATTGGTTGGTTTGGTTTTAACGGAGGAAGCGCTTTTCATATCTCCAGTGTTGAACATGCTGACCTTGTGGGCTTAATTATCGTCAATACTAATACAGCAGGGCTCGCGGGTGCAATTATAGCTGCAATGATTGTGTATGTACAGTATCGAAAGCTTGATATTACGATGATCCTAAACGGTGCGTTGGGAGGACTTGTTGCCATTACTGCAAGCGCAGACGTAGTTGGCCTTTGGGAGCCAATTATCATTGGTGCTGTTGGCGGAACATTGGTCGTTTTTGCGATTCCTCTTTTTGATAAATTCAAAATTGATGACCCTGTAGGAGCTCTTTCTGTTCATTTGGTCAATGGTATTTGGGGAACGATTGCCGTAGCGCTTTTTGCTGATTTTTCACTGGTTACACAGCTCAAAGGGATTGCCTTAACAGGACTTTTTACCTTTCCTATCTCATACATTGCCTTTGTGATTATCAAAAAGGTTATCGGGCTTAGAAGTGATGAAGAACACGAATATGTAGGGCTTGATCTTGAAGAGTGTGGTCTGGAAGCGTATCCAGAATTTATTAAATCAAAAGTCTAAGAACAGTGCTGTACAGGGAGCTTTTGGCTCCCTAATTTCTTTACATGTAAAATTACCCCATTGGGTATAAAATCTCTTTTTGAACCTTTTCACATTCATTTAAGACCTCAGGACTGAGCTTAATCTCTAGGGCTTTAAAGCTCTCTTCAAGTTGTGTCGCATAACGTGCTCCAATGATGGTGGAAGCAACAAAATCAAAGTGCATGCTCCAAGCAATGGCAAGTGTTACTGGGCTCATACCGTATTTTTTTGCAATCTCAATATATTTGGCTGTTGCTGTTAAGGATTTATCATTGACAAAGCGTTTATACATCGCTTTTTGTCTAGGCTCCCCTGCTTGTAAATATTCTCCAAAACGGCTTTTAGGATCAATAAACGTTTGGTTATATTTTCCACTCAAAACGCCCCCTGCCATCGGCGAGTAGGGAAGAAGCGAAATGCTCTCTTTGCGGCAGACATTAGCAAGTTCGTCTAAGAAGCGAGGATTGAGCAGTGAAAAGTTGTTTTGAATGGATTCAAAACGTGCTAGCTTTTCATATTGAGAGATTGTATTTGATTTCGTTAGCCCATAGGCTGTGTCATTGGATGTGCCGATGTAGCGTACTTTGCCAGATTGAATGAGTTCATCAAAGGCTCGCATCGACTCCTCTTTTGGCACAATTTCATCAGGCCAGTGGACTTGATAAAGGTCGATGTAATCTGTTTTGAGACGTTTTAAACTTCCCTCAACCGCTTTTTGAATATGAAAACGATCGATTGCTGTGTAGCCATGACGAATGGGTGGCACAAACCAGCCGTTTGCTGCTCCAGCAATTTTAGTTGCTAAAATGATGCTTTCACGAGGCTTTGTTGCAAGCCATTCACTGATAATCTCTTCAGTGACTCCAGCATAGCTCTCTTTGGGAGGAACGGGATAAAGTTCAGCCGTATCGAAAAAATTAATGCCACGATCATACGCAGTATCGAGTATTTTGAACGATTCTGTCTTATTACTCCAACTGCCAAAGCTCATTGTACCCATACAAATGGGTGTCACTCTTAGTCCACTTTTCCCGATGTAACGATATTCCATCTCTCTTGCCTTTTCTCTTTTTTCAAAGTATAACATTTTGGCGATGCTTTGATATAATTAAATTTCTTCGAATAAGATCAAAAAGGTTTTGGATGACACATACACTTTTTTCTCCTTTAGATATGCATTTGCATTTACGTGATGAAACGATGCTCAAAGTGGTTGCTCCATTGAGTGCACACAGTTTTGCGGGCGGTATCATCATGCCCAATGTTGTTCCTCCTATTACGACCATTGAAGCGGTACTTTCCTATAAAGAGCGCATTATAAGCGCTATTGGCAACAATGTATTTGATCCTTTAATGACACTTTTTTTTCGTTCGGATTATACGCGTGAATTTTTAGAAAAAGCAGCTTTACATGTAAAAGCGTTGAAGCTCTATCCTTCTGGCATTACAACCAATTCTGAGGGCGGTGTGGCAAGCATGGATATTGAGACATTGCGCCCTGTTTTGGAAGCGATGAGCGATCTTGGGCTTGTTTTATGTGTGCACGGTGAAACAAATGGTTTTGTAATGGATCGTGAAAAAGAGTTTGGCTCCATTTATGAAAGTTTAGCTTCTGCCTTTCCTCGCCTCAAAATCGTTATGGAACACATCACTACCAAAGAGAGTGTGGCTCTTTTAGACAAATATGAAAACCTTTATGCAACGATCACACTTCATCACCTCTTGATAACGTTAGATGATGTTGCAGGTGGAATGCTTCAACCTCACCTTTTTTGTAAACCCATCGCCAAGCGTTATGAAGATCGCGATGCACTTTTACATGTAAGCCTTAAAGCACATCCTAAAGTGATGTTTGGAAGTGATTCTGCGCCGCATCCAATTCACAAAAAAGAGTGTTGCGGTTGCGCGGCAGGTGTTTTTACGGCACCGATTGCCTTGCAAGCTCTCGTAGAACTATTTGACAAACATAACGCATTAGCTTCACTACAAGCGTTTGTCAGTAACAATGCACAAACAATTTATGGCTATAAACCCCTATATAAAGAGGTTATTTTAGAAAAAGTACCCTTTTACGTCACACATAGTTATGCTGACGTTGTCCCTATGTTTGCTAACGAAACACTCGCTTGGAGTATTAAACATGTCGTATAAAATTCTTATTTTAGAAGACAACACACTGCTTCTTCAAACACTGGAAGATTTTTTAGGTGGGCATGATTATATTTGTACTTTGGTTTCAAGCGGAAAAGAGGCACTGAAACAGTGTTATGAAAACAAGTATGATCTTTATCTGTTAGATGTTAAAGTTCCAGATCTTAGTGGGTTCGATTTTTTAAAGGAACTTCGTGCATCGGGTGATCGTACCCCTGCGATTTTTGTGACGTCCTTAAGCGATCAAGATAGCCTTACAAAAGGTTTTATGTTAGGTGGTGATGATTATATTAAAAAGCCTTTTGATCTTGGAGAACTTTTGTTACGCATTAAAGCACTTTTAGCACGTGCAAAAGGGATTGTGGATGATTGGCTCGAAATTGATGATGAGTATAAGCTCAACCTTGCACGTAAACGTCTTTTTCACAATCAAGAAGAGCTTGACATCAATCTCAAAGATTTTGAATTGCTCTATTTGTTGGTCAAAGAGCGAGGTAAAGTTGTGACCAAAGAGATGATCCATGAAAGGCTTTGGAGCAGTAGTGAAGAGATCAATGAAGGATCAATCAGAGTTTACATCAATAATCTGAAAAAGATTTTTGGCAAAGATAGCATTTTAAATATCCGAGGAATTGGGTATCGTTTTGAGAAGTAGTGATAGAATTTTTTTTATTCGCTCCGTTTTAGCTTTTAGTGTTGCTATCTGTTTTGTAGCCCTCTTTGGCATTGCTTTATGGGAATATCTAGAAGAAAGCAAAGTTTGGTTTATTGTACCTTTGTTGGTTACTTCTTTAATCATCGGATATCTCATCGTCTCTTATACCCTTTCATCTTTGTTTAAAACAAACCGTTTTCTCGATATTTTGCTCAAAGACACACTTCATGAGCTTAACATTCCTCTTTCTGTCATCAATGCCAATCTTCAAATGCTCCAAGCTGATGAGCAAGATGTTAAAAAGCTCAAGCGCTTAGAACGCATTGAATTAGCCAGTAAAGACTTGTATACGCTTTATCAAGAGGTGGATTATTATATTAAAAAAGAGATTCAATCCGATGTTCGAGAGAAATTTTATCTAGATGAACTCGTAACGAAAGTCGTTGAAAAACAAAAAGAGATGGCTAATGGGGTGGATATTTTTTATAATGTTTTACATGTAGAGCTCTTTGCGGATAAACATGGTCTAGCCAAAGTCATTTCTAATTTGGTTCATAATGCTTTGAAATACAACCAAAATCATAACCCTCTTTCTATTTTTCAAGAAGAAGATACGCTTATCATTAAAGACCAAGGTATTGGTATGAGTGAGGCAGAGCTCTTTTTGGCATTTAATCGTTATTATCAGGGGGATACGACAAAAGAAGGATATGGTATAGGGCTCAGTCTTGTAAAGGCATATTGTGATGAGTTTAAAATAGCCATGCGTATTAATTCTCAAAAAAATGTGGGTACAGAGGTCATATTGGATATAGCATATCTCTTGAATAAAAAATGATATAATCAATAAAAATCATCATGGACATGACAATGGAAAATGAAGTCGTTTCTCAAAGTGACAAAGAGAAGTTTTTAGCCACATCAGAACTTTTTCTAAAAGAGTTTGAAGAGAAGTTTATAGACTATTTTACCTGTCTGTGTATCAGTTATGATAAGGTAATTACGAAAGAAGAGGCAAAAGAGGTTGCTTTGGCAATCTATCAAGGGCTCTTCAAGTGTGATTATGACATTGGTGAGCTTAGAGAAGATGTTTTTGTACATATGCGTCAAGATGGTGTGATGATAGGGTTTCTTATCAATCGAAGCATGTTTTATTTGATTGAAAATTATATTACCTTTACAAAAATGCATGATATGACACCACAAATTGAGCTTTTAATTGGGTGTGTGAGTAGATTTATTAATCTAATAGAAAGTGAAGTAACGCCTAAAGTATGTAATTTTACTGGAGCATTTGATATGAGCTTTAGTAATGATGTTATGTTCTCTCCAACCAATAATATTATTGAAACATTTAATCAAATGAAACAAGAAAAGCAGAGTGTTGTTTTCCTCAACCTTTATAAAGGTGTTCCTGTTAGCTCAGAAGCAACGGTAGTTGATATTGAAGGTGAAAATGTCACTTTTAAAATTGACCAATTGCAGGAAATTGCAATGAAGCTTGATGGTCAAGCCTTTATTGTCAAAAATGATTATTTTAATAAACATCTAAAAGCAGATATTGTTTATAGTAATTTTCAAACAAATACAGTGGTGTTAACCAACTTTATTTATTTACTCAATATGCCAGCCCTTCAACGAGAGTTTATCAGGGTACATCCTGATATTGTCAAGCGAAGCGCAGAACTGGTCAGTTTTTAGTGTAAAAAAGTTGCGAATTGAAACTTAAACCACCTCTTGATTTTGACCTTCTATGTTTGAAGATTTAGCTTCAAACTTATAGATTTCTGAGTGTAAAACTCCTGTTTGTTTCTTCTCTTTAAGTCGGTAGCTA from Sulfurospirillum diekertiae includes:
- a CDS encoding HD-GYP domain-containing protein, with product MNIRNKVKLSFALIIVLLLFLGMISGIITFQIKGNSNFRESISAILIMQEGMNEIILESTKTTEITKLEQLHEEFSTYEKRFEDLRAMLSASPHGSFIRYIGIPHIQKDEAVKRYLNDLYANEHRLELLYDDIFKLEREKLDYVNLFNALYPEENNARVKIKEHILDHNHIEQIKALSDLRYYSKEMLYQHGNEETLQKWMTPIDKLIHITQKDTDELHTIMLHYKELVRVIAEKAMKIEEIKVIENTAINQASEVLDDNKKVSIALEETISALSSNFIDQMRLIQLLVGAVTILFIVLLAIRVSHNVSLTMDEVEAKIDEGLEEVNALNREIEDTQKEVLFTMGSIGETRSQETGNHVKRVAEYTKILALYYGLDEEEAEMLKLASPMHDIGKIGIPDRVLNKPGRFDEDEREIMNTHAMLGYEMLKHSQRQLLKMAAIVAREHHERYDGKGYPDQKSGEDIHIYGRITALADVFDALGSARIYKPAWEDEKIFALFKEERGKQFDPRLVDIFFEHLDVFLETRENLKD
- a CDS encoding class I SAM-dependent methyltransferase; amino-acid sequence: MKCKICNYPIKLWEDTQLQKRYFYCSNCHGICLDSAYYLTLEKEHSLYNNHRNSLENEGYVKMFEDFLDFFWNDLTCKGKALDFGSGPTPVLSQIMTNRGIHGDYYDKFYQPIKCFEDQTYDLITSTEVFEHLANPNETLKLLAQHLKPDGMIALMTLFHSNDKAHFLTWWYRRDPTHIIFYTPKTLEILARQCGLEVVKTDGKRIAILQKR
- a CDS encoding ABC transporter substrate-binding protein yields the protein MRKLIGILLFVSLFMLPYFFANTKFEGNVIRLGMSGPFSGGLTSVGNQFLLGAEIYLQNLNDHGGVYGRKIEIIAKDDRYEPKIAIENVDELIKKDKIFALFGIIGTPVAEAIFPIAIEKRIPFVGAYSGAEFLRNPPNPIVLNARASDLDEIEKLVQYYADDLKYKRFALFYQNDSYGRTGLSGVKNALAKRNLVLVGEGSYKRNTLSVGNALYEIELCNPEVILMIGSTTPTAEFIKRARKSQKIRQNIQFGLFSFIEPKPLIDFLHGNGKGITFAQVVPSPWTSEVDEVENYRMLMHKYYPKEELGHVSLEGYFAARMIAEVFKSLGKEFTKEEFIKALGTFSKTLDETAISKNRDERCKCLHRVHLSEYVDDDFYSVGQNDEH
- a CDS encoding sensor histidine kinase, encoding MNTNPLSDFMGSIDEMTIAKKTTLLFLIMVVGMFFIGSFAHMSINRIKNNFDILYTKRMLPTIRLENLKDIYTVNVLDTIRDIEKGMISAQEGKTVIALAQELIKIELQEYKNSLSIDESDWLIKLARSWGFMDDPRHKPFFKTKEDDILISKIEQKIHTIDGILLKMFNYFETKQSPKAIDILQNELYPSVYSINIDLTGLINLNLDSAKEGYARTEKVYDNTFEWIVVATIGTIAFAALLAIVLLQNIRLLHARLAKMVDAKTYELQQLNRNLELKVQHEVDQSRQKDQIMFRQSRLASMGEMIGNIAHQWRQPLNAIVLIIQSFQMKRLAGIELSDEFIDRQVKEGIALASLMSHTIDDFRNFFKPNKNEEHFSVKDTVEYSLKLVKAYYAKSGIDIFLNCTQDVQISGYPNEFSQVLMNLFSNAKDVLEERNIEEKYIEIIITKQANNAVISVIDNGGGISEEVQDRMFEPYFTTKHKSSGTGIGLYMSKQIIEKQMRGSIIGTNISYVFSNGKRYEKCAIITILVPLDKKEDK
- a CDS encoding response regulator, translating into MDFNGLKDCVVLYVEDEKSVQIQTQMILKDFVKEVYIASNGEEGLKIALEKDIDIIVTDILMPVMNGIEMLKKLKNEYHRDIPAIITTAFTETEYLIEAITLKVDGFIMKPINVKDLISTIYSAMLPKLHSKEIQGCSFIIEGLAALIGGKKIEILKYIISHLDDDKIFNGSYQDIIDNIGVSKPTVVHMFQQLIKVGILEKVKN
- a CDS encoding peptidylprolyl isomerase, with translation MKKVVLVLFLGMWSALIASEVVFETTQGTIVFALKPEVAPKACENFEGLVKKGYYNGITFHRIIKGFMIQGGDPTGTGRGGESIYGKPFEDEFKPNIVFNKPGILAMANAGRNTNGSQFFITTVPTPHLNGRHTIFGEVVEGMDVVRKLENIATDGRDMPMQPQKILKAYLK
- a CDS encoding P-II family nitrogen regulator — encoded protein: MKKIEAIIKPFKLEEVKDALAGIEVTGMTVNEVKGYGRQQGHSELYRGAEYVVDFLPKIKLDIVVADENVDKVISTILEAAKTGKIGDGKIFVSDIQRIIRIRTAEENEDAI
- a CDS encoding ammonium transporter; the protein is MDQSHMHYIIDTFFLLFSSVLIIFMVPGFAMLEAGLVRSKNVSAVLTGNVMLYAITSFIFLLWGYNIMFGGSGFFLEGVIADGYSPYAYFLFQMAFVSKTVSIMSGGVSERIRIIPFMIFAVLMSGFIYPIVGNAIWGGGFLKEVHDLAGCTVIHSVGGWALLAGILVLGARRGRYSKEGQIRAIPASNIPLVTLGGMLLWIGWFGFNGGSAFHISSVEHADLVGLIIVNTNTAGLAGAIIAAMIVYVQYRKLDITMILNGALGGLVAITASADVVGLWEPIIIGAVGGTLVVFAIPLFDKFKIDDPVGALSVHLVNGIWGTIAVALFADFSLVTQLKGIALTGLFTFPISYIAFVIIKKVIGLRSDEEHEYVGLDLEECGLEAYPEFIKSKV
- a CDS encoding aldo/keto reductase, which produces MEYRYIGKSGLRVTPICMGTMSFGSWSNKTESFKILDTAYDRGINFFDTAELYPVPPKESYAGVTEEIISEWLATKPRESIILATKIAGAANGWFVPPIRHGYTAIDRFHIQKAVEGSLKRLKTDYIDLYQVHWPDEIVPKEESMRAFDELIQSGKVRYIGTSNDTAYGLTKSNTISQYEKLARFESIQNNFSLLNPRFLDELANVCRKESISLLPYSPMAGGVLSGKYNQTFIDPKSRFGEYLQAGEPRQKAMYKRFVNDKSLTATAKYIEIAKKYGMSPVTLAIAWSMHFDFVASTIIGARYATQLEESFKALEIKLSPEVLNECEKVQKEILYPMG